CGAATTGAAAAACTTTCTGGCATCAGGATTTCAGGTTCGGCTTTTCAAAGAAGCCTATCAACTGCGATCGCTGCGAACATCCGATCCTCAGGATTTACTCAAACGAATCTGGGCCTCTCCCACCTTTGAAGTTCATGGGTTAGCAGGTGGCCATATGGGCCCAGGCGTCAAAACCGTTGTGCCGGCCTGGGGTGAACTCAAAGTGAGTATGCGATTAGTTCCCAACCAACATCCCTCAAAAATTTTCCGACTCCTGAAAAAACACCTCCGTGCTCGCAATCCTGATATTGAGGTGATTAATGATGGAGAACTGGAACCCTATCGTGGAATTTCCGATGGCCCTTATGCGGAGGCATTACAAGAATCGGTAGCCCAGGCCTTTGGACGCCGACCAGTGTTTGTACGGGAAGGTGGATCTATCGGGGCCATTGCTGTGTTACAACGTGCCTGGAAGGTCCCGATTCTGTTTATGGGTCTCAGTCTGCCTGAACATGGGTATCATGCACCCAATGAATATTTCGATTGGAGACAAGCTTCAGGGGGGATACAAGCCTTCGTCCACTATTTCGATCACTTGAGTCGGATGCGATTAGAAAATCCCAAAACCCGATCCAAGCCAATTACACGCTAAGGTCCAAAAGAAGGTACCTGAGCTGAAGGTAGGTCTTGAAAATGTACGAGGGTTCGGATATGGGCGAGAATATTGCGCCGCTCATCGGCCGACAATTGGTGACTCCAGCCATCCATTGCCGTCCGGGGAATTCCCTCAGCAATAATTTCAAGGAGTTCTGTATCAGTTTTGGCTGAGGTGGCTGCCGAAACTAAATTTCCTGGGCGAGGGGCTAATAAGGCCGCCCGTGGACCATCCCCCCGTCCTTCCGCCCCATGACATTCCAGACAATGAATACGATAGAGCTCTCGCCCCTGCTCCCCTCCT
Above is a window of Candidatus Nitrospira neomarina DNA encoding:
- a CDS encoding c-type cytochrome — encoded protein: MNRLVWMGVLVLLNSLIISGLGLSCTLGTVGAQPGGEQGRELYRIHCLECHGAEGRGDGPRAALLAPRPGNLVSAATSAKTDTELLEIIAEGIPRTAMDGWSHQLSADERRNILAHIRTLVHFQDLPSAQVPSFGP